The following are from one region of the Lacinutrix sp. Bg11-31 genome:
- a CDS encoding hydroxymethylglutaryl-CoA lyase — translation MKDHVKVIECPRDAMQGIKAFIPTEKKVQYIQSLLRVGFDTIDFGSFVSPKAIPQMVDTRAVLSQLDLSKTTSKLLAIIANTRGAEDACKHPEIDYLGYPFSISENFQMRNTHKTIAQSVVTLQEILNKADQVNKEVVVYISMGFGNPYGDPWSVEIVGEWTERLSKMGVKILSLSDTVGTSNPENIDYLFSNLISAYKGIEFGAHLHTTPTTWFEKIDAAYNAGCRRFDGAIQGFGGCPMAKDELTGNMPTEKLLSYLTTKKVSDLHAMAFESSYNEATKIFTKYH, via the coding sequence ATGAAAGACCACGTTAAAGTTATAGAATGTCCAAGAGATGCCATGCAAGGCATAAAAGCTTTTATTCCCACGGAAAAGAAGGTGCAATACATTCAATCTTTACTTCGCGTAGGTTTCGATACTATCGACTTTGGAAGCTTTGTATCACCAAAAGCAATACCGCAAATGGTAGATACAAGAGCGGTGTTATCTCAATTAGATTTAAGTAAAACAACCAGTAAGCTATTAGCTATTATAGCTAATACTCGTGGAGCAGAAGATGCTTGTAAGCATCCGGAAATAGATTATTTGGGTTATCCGTTTTCTATATCTGAGAATTTTCAAATGCGTAACACACACAAAACTATAGCACAATCGGTAGTAACTTTACAAGAGATTTTAAATAAAGCAGACCAAGTAAATAAAGAGGTTGTGGTTTATATTTCTATGGGTTTTGGTAATCCTTATGGAGATCCATGGAGTGTAGAAATTGTAGGAGAGTGGACAGAACGTTTAAGTAAAATGGGTGTTAAAATTCTTTCTTTAAGCGATACTGTTGGGACTTCTAATCCAGAAAATATAGACTATTTATTTTCTAATTTAATTTCAGCTTATAAGGGTATAGAATTTGGTGCACATTTGCATACGACACCTACTACTTGGTTCGAAAAAATAGATGCAGCTTATAACGCAGGTTGCCGCAGATTTGATGGAGCAATACAAGGTTTTGGTGGTTGCCCAATGGCAAAAGATGAGCTTACAGGTAATATGCCAACTGAAAAATTACTCTCGTACTTAACAACTAAAAAAGTTTCAGATTTACATGCTATGGCTTTTGAGAGTAGTTATAATGAAGCGACTAAGATCTTCACTAAATATCATTAA
- a CDS encoding LysE family translocator, with the protein MNYDILIAFIIATSVLAISPGPDNIYVLMQSIVNGTKYGLATVCGLIFGCLFHTTLVAFGVSAIIKENDTLFFAIKCLGAGYLLYLAYKVYKSDAKVDLNSDAVPKKSMLQLFKQGVIMNVLNPKVSIFFLAFFPGFLYSETLSSVKQFYVLGLLFMATSFVIFSIIAILAGSISTYLKSHKNIGVVLKWLQIVVFVGIAIFILFSEK; encoded by the coding sequence GTGAATTACGATATACTTATAGCGTTTATAATAGCGACTTCGGTTTTAGCGATCTCACCAGGGCCAGACAATATTTATGTTTTAATGCAAAGTATTGTAAACGGAACAAAATATGGTCTAGCAACTGTTTGTGGGCTAATTTTTGGTTGTTTGTTTCATACTACTTTAGTCGCGTTTGGAGTGTCTGCTATTATTAAAGAAAATGATACTTTATTTTTTGCTATTAAATGCTTAGGAGCCGGCTATTTGTTATACTTGGCTTATAAAGTATATAAAAGTGATGCAAAAGTGGATTTAAATAGTGATGCTGTACCCAAAAAAAGCATGTTGCAATTGTTTAAGCAAGGTGTAATTATGAATGTGCTTAACCCTAAAGTTTCAATTTTCTTTCTAGCTTTTTTTCCAGGGTTTTTATATTCTGAAACCTTAAGTTCTGTAAAGCAGTTTTATGTTTTAGGCTTGTTGTTTATGGCTACTTCATTTGTAATATTCTCAATAATAGCAATTTTGGCAGGTTCAATTTCTACGTATTTAAAATCTCATAAAAATATTGGAGTTGTTTTAAAATGGTTACAAATAGTGGTGTTTGTTGGTATTGCTATTTTTATTCTCTTTTCAGAAAAATAG
- a CDS encoding SRPBCC family protein — translation MKYTSQIIVEVPLELFIKKLDSLENKKHWQRGLESVEHVSGDPGRIGAKMKLNYSFGKRKMTLLETITENVSTSELHVIYDTKGMHNIQHNYFNQTQEGYTKWICKSEFIPTNFFMHFMTLLAPKSFKKQSMVYLNDFKNFAEKGTSVEHA, via the coding sequence ATGAAATACACTTCGCAAATTATTGTAGAAGTTCCTCTTGAACTGTTTATAAAAAAATTGGATAGTCTCGAAAACAAGAAACATTGGCAACGTGGCTTAGAGAGTGTTGAGCATGTTTCTGGAGATCCTGGAAGAATTGGAGCTAAAATGAAGCTTAATTATAGTTTTGGGAAACGTAAAATGACGCTTCTTGAAACCATTACCGAAAATGTTTCTACTAGCGAATTACATGTAATCTATGATACAAAAGGGATGCATAACATACAACATAATTATTTTAACCAAACTCAAGAAGGCTATACCAAATGGATTTGTAAAAGTGAATTTATACCTACAAATTTCTTTATGCATTTTATGACTTTGTTAGCACCCAAGTCTTTTAAAAAGCAATCTATGGTGTACCTTAACGATTTTAAAAACTTTGCCGAAAAAGGCACTTCTGTAGAACATGCGTAA
- the pepT gene encoding peptidase T, whose translation MISKQDIIKRFVGYVTVDTESDPESDTTPSTAKQWDLANALVEELKAIGMSDVSIDENAYIMATLPSNVDYDTPTIGFISHFDTTPDFTGANVKPQIIESYDGKDIMLNEAENIVLSPDYFDDLLLYKGQTLITTDGTTLLGADDKAGITEIISAMEYLIANPQIKHGDVKVGFTPDEEIGRGAHKFDVEKFGADWAYTMDGSQIGELEYENFNAAGAVVTVKGKIVHPGYAKGKMVNSMYIATEFINSLPRMETPEHTEGYQGFFHLYSIKGEVESTKLEYIIRDHDLGHFEARKEVMQKLTKELNSQYGREVIEIEIKDQYFNMKEKVEPVMHIVDIAEEAMKQLGITPLIKAIRGGTDGSQLSYMGLPCPNIFAGGHNFHGRYEYVPVESMIKATEVICKICELTAEKK comes from the coding sequence ATGATTTCTAAACAAGATATAATAAAACGCTTTGTAGGTTATGTAACTGTTGATACAGAATCTGATCCAGAAAGCGACACAACACCAAGTACTGCCAAACAATGGGATTTAGCAAACGCGCTAGTCGAAGAATTAAAAGCTATTGGCATGAGCGATGTTTCTATAGATGAAAACGCTTATATTATGGCAACTTTACCTAGTAATGTAGACTACGACACACCAACTATTGGTTTTATTTCGCATTTTGACACGACTCCAGATTTTACTGGTGCTAACGTAAAACCTCAAATTATTGAGAGCTACGATGGTAAAGACATTATGCTTAACGAAGCCGAAAACATTGTATTATCTCCAGATTATTTCGACGATTTATTACTTTACAAAGGTCAGACCTTAATTACAACAGATGGTACAACGCTTTTAGGAGCAGATGATAAAGCTGGAATTACAGAGATTATTTCTGCTATGGAATATCTTATTGCTAATCCGCAAATAAAACATGGTGACGTTAAAGTTGGTTTTACACCAGACGAAGAAATTGGTCGTGGCGCACACAAATTTGATGTAGAAAAATTTGGTGCAGATTGGGCTTACACAATGGATGGTAGCCAAATTGGAGAACTTGAATACGAAAACTTTAATGCTGCAGGAGCTGTAGTTACCGTAAAAGGTAAAATAGTGCATCCTGGTTATGCAAAAGGTAAAATGGTAAACTCTATGTACATTGCTACAGAGTTTATAAACTCTTTACCACGCATGGAAACACCAGAACATACAGAAGGCTACCAAGGTTTCTTTCACCTGTATTCTATTAAAGGAGAGGTTGAAAGCACGAAGCTAGAGTATATTATTCGTGATCATGATCTTGGACATTTTGAAGCTAGAAAAGAAGTAATGCAAAAGTTAACTAAAGAGTTAAATAGCCAATACGGAAGAGAAGTTATTGAAATTGAGATTAAAGATCAATATTTTAATATGAAGGAAAAAGTAGAGCCTGTAATGCATATTGTAGATATTGCCGAAGAAGCAATGAAACAATTAGGTATTACGCCATTAATTAAAGCCATTCGTGGTGGAACAGATGGTTCTCAATTAAGTTACATGGGTTTACCTTGTCCAAATATTTTTGCAGGAGGACATAATTTTCATGGCCGTTACGAGTACGTACCTGTAGAGAGTATGATAAAAGCAACCGAAGTAATTTGTAAAATTTGTGAGCTTACTGCCGAGAAGAAATAA
- a CDS encoding peptidylprolyl isomerase: MLKRIVLYVIIALAFASCEYFKQAESQDAIARVNETYLYKQDIKNALPENYTKQDSTVIVNNFINNWATEQLLVQGATLNLDENTQNEFNGLIDQYRNDLYSKAYLEALVYKNLDTAVSTIEATKYYEENKQAFKLNENLIKFRYINIEENRLDFSDVKKKFKRFNTKDKRELDSIAIQFKSYSLNDSVWIRLDQVITKIPTVTTDNKNELLKKSNFIQSKDSLGLYLMQINDVLLRNAEAPLEYVRPTIKQIVVNKRKLELVRQLEKDITKDAIKNKQFEIYN; encoded by the coding sequence ATGTTAAAGCGAATTGTATTGTATGTAATTATTGCTTTGGCTTTTGCTTCATGCGAATATTTTAAGCAAGCCGAAAGTCAAGATGCAATTGCTAGAGTTAATGAAACCTATTTATATAAACAAGATATAAAAAACGCGCTCCCCGAGAATTACACAAAGCAAGATAGCACTGTTATAGTAAACAATTTTATTAATAATTGGGCAACTGAACAATTGTTGGTTCAAGGTGCTACTTTAAATTTAGACGAAAACACCCAAAACGAATTTAACGGTTTAATAGACCAATACAGAAACGATTTATACAGTAAAGCCTATTTAGAAGCTTTAGTTTATAAAAATTTGGATACTGCAGTCTCTACTATAGAAGCCACAAAATACTACGAAGAAAACAAGCAAGCTTTTAAACTTAATGAAAACCTTATAAAATTCAGATATATTAATATAGAAGAGAATAGACTAGATTTTAGTGACGTCAAGAAGAAATTTAAACGTTTTAATACTAAAGATAAACGCGAGTTAGATTCTATAGCAATTCAATTTAAGTCCTATTCATTAAACGATTCGGTTTGGATAAGATTAGATCAAGTTATTACTAAAATACCGACAGTTACTACAGATAATAAAAATGAACTGTTAAAAAAATCTAATTTTATACAAAGCAAAGATTCATTAGGACTATATTTGATGCAAATTAACGATGTCCTACTTAGAAATGCCGAAGCACCTTTAGAATATGTGCGACCAACAATTAAGCAAATAGTAGTAAACAAACGTAAGTTAGAACTAGTAAGACAACTGGAAAAGGATATTACAAAAGATGCAATTAAAAACAAACAATTTGAAATTT
- a CDS encoding quinone-dependent dihydroorotate dehydrogenase has protein sequence MYKLLLRPLFFLFDPEKIHYFTFSLVKFTSKIPGVAALYRSLFLIEDAKLERKLFGLTFKNPVGLAAGFDKNAVLYNELANFGFGFIEIGTVTPKGQAGNPKKRLFRLKDDKGIINRMGFNNEGLQAAITQLKKNKGKLIIGGNIGKNTQTKPEDYTKDYLECFNALHPYVDYFVLNVSCPNVGSHAKLNDKDYLLELIGAVQTANKTFDKQRPILLKIAPDLNNGQLDEIIELVAETNLDGVIASNTSNDRSGLKASEERLAEIGNGGLSGQPVLEKSTQVIKYLSDKSKQSFPIIGVGGIHSAEDALAKIEAGADLVQIYTGFIYEGPSLIKKINKAILKDF, from the coding sequence ATGTACAAATTACTACTAAGACCATTATTTTTTCTTTTCGATCCCGAAAAAATTCATTATTTCACTTTTTCATTAGTAAAATTCACTTCAAAAATTCCTGGAGTAGCAGCTTTATATAGAAGTCTATTTCTTATTGAAGATGCTAAACTAGAACGTAAGCTTTTTGGTTTAACCTTTAAAAATCCAGTAGGATTAGCAGCGGGTTTCGATAAAAATGCGGTGTTGTATAACGAATTAGCAAACTTTGGTTTCGGCTTTATAGAAATAGGAACTGTTACACCAAAAGGACAAGCTGGGAATCCTAAAAAACGTTTGTTTAGACTTAAAGACGATAAAGGAATTATTAATAGAATGGGTTTTAATAATGAAGGACTCCAAGCTGCCATAACACAACTTAAAAAGAATAAAGGCAAGTTAATTATTGGAGGAAATATTGGTAAAAACACGCAAACAAAACCCGAAGATTATACTAAGGATTATTTAGAATGTTTTAATGCATTACATCCTTACGTCGATTATTTTGTACTTAATGTAAGCTGCCCAAATGTTGGTAGCCATGCAAAATTAAATGATAAAGATTATTTGTTAGAATTGATTGGTGCTGTGCAAACAGCAAATAAAACATTTGATAAGCAAAGACCAATACTTTTAAAAATTGCTCCAGATTTAAATAACGGACAATTAGACGAAATTATAGAATTAGTTGCCGAAACAAACCTAGATGGTGTAATTGCAAGTAATACTTCTAACGATAGATCGGGTTTAAAAGCTTCGGAAGAAAGGCTTGCCGAAATAGGAAACGGAGGATTAAGCGGACAACCCGTTTTAGAAAAATCGACACAGGTTATTAAATACTTATCTGATAAGAGTAAGCAATCCTTTCCAATTATTGGAGTAGGTGGAATACACTCTGCCGAAGATGCTTTAGCAAAAATTGAAGCAGGAGCAGACTTAGTACAAATTTATACAGGTTTTATATACGAAGGACCTTCGCTTATTAAAAAAATAAATAAGGCAATCTTAAAAGACTTTTAA
- a CDS encoding FMN-binding protein, whose amino-acid sequence MYFKKISILVFALTFLSFGLPKNIQKKVDKEIKSAFEIENFSFESKTITSEIVSTLPSVFGKDNFFSIKNNNKLLGYAYVSKAPSKTDEFDYLVLLDANLIVKKAKILVYREDYGGEIGSKRWLKQFIGKTKTDELRYNDTVVAISGATISVRAMTTAMNDLLQSLKILNEKGIL is encoded by the coding sequence ATGTACTTTAAAAAGATTTCAATATTAGTTTTTGCATTAACTTTTCTGTCTTTCGGATTGCCTAAAAACATACAGAAGAAAGTAGATAAAGAGATTAAAAGTGCTTTCGAAATTGAAAACTTTTCTTTCGAATCTAAGACTATTACTTCAGAGATTGTAAGTACATTACCTTCAGTTTTTGGCAAGGATAATTTCTTCAGTATAAAAAATAACAATAAACTTCTAGGCTATGCTTACGTGTCTAAGGCACCAAGTAAAACCGATGAGTTTGATTATTTAGTGCTTTTAGACGCGAACTTAATTGTAAAAAAAGCTAAAATATTAGTCTATAGAGAAGATTATGGTGGAGAAATAGGAAGCAAACGTTGGTTAAAACAATTTATAGGTAAAACTAAAACCGATGAGCTACGTTATAATGATACTGTTGTTGCAATTTCTGGAGCAACCATTTCTGTTCGTGCTATGACTACTGCAATGAACGATCTCTTACAGTCATTAAAAATACTTAACGAAAAAGGAATTTTATAA
- a CDS encoding peptidylprolyl isomerase, protein MKFKHLSLIFAFIFTSVSLVQAQDKEVLFTIDKAPVYASEFIRVYNKNLDLVKDESQKDIDGYLKLFINYKLKLQEAKRLELDKKPSYLREFESYKNQLAKNYLTDNKVTDALVEEAHNRLKTEVNASHVLVRIDENASPKDTLAAYNEIVKLRERVINEDYKVVQKDVHNGKTIFAEDLGYFSAFKMVYPFENAAFNTNVGEVSQPFRTRFGYHVVIVFNKREARGEVSVAHIMIKTEKENDTESETKINEIYKRIQQGEAFDALAKQLSEDKSTSSKGGLLKPFSSGEISAQEFEDVAFNLKNIDDVSKPFKTQFGWHIVKLKAKKGIQPLAEMKPQLESKIKRDSRSKVINDSRIKVLKAKYTVTESATDLSYFKEILNKDYFNNRWSLPSSFDAEKTFIKIEDKTLSYNDFGQFLIKNQKSYSNRTSAISVIVDKIYETFLENELQKYQEDNLITENSDYAQIVGEYRDGLLLFDLMETEIWNVAKNDSVALEKYYNSHKSSYFFSERVDVVVASSAKKSIIKKIAKLMKKGADIEAIKNLINTKDQVNVSFSSGEMDGKHQALPEQFSFKKGVSKVYKHNDGYIVANVKSVLSKTPKTFKEAKGRVTSDYQSFKEENWLKELAFKYTIKVNQDVLSTIKQTLKK, encoded by the coding sequence ATGAAATTTAAACACCTATCATTAATTTTTGCTTTTATTTTCACATCAGTATCCTTAGTACAAGCTCAGGATAAAGAAGTTCTTTTTACAATTGATAAAGCACCAGTTTATGCTTCTGAATTTATTAGAGTTTACAATAAAAATTTAGACTTAGTTAAAGACGAATCTCAAAAAGACATCGATGGCTATTTAAAACTCTTTATTAATTACAAGCTTAAATTACAAGAAGCAAAACGCTTAGAATTAGATAAAAAACCAAGCTATTTACGTGAATTCGAAAGTTATAAAAATCAATTAGCTAAAAATTATTTAACAGATAATAAGGTAACAGATGCCTTAGTTGAAGAAGCCCATAATAGATTAAAAACCGAAGTTAATGCAAGTCACGTTCTAGTAAGAATAGACGAAAATGCAAGTCCAAAAGATACGTTAGCAGCATACAATGAAATTGTAAAACTAAGAGAGCGTGTTATAAACGAAGATTATAAGGTTGTGCAAAAAGATGTGCATAATGGTAAAACTATTTTTGCCGAAGATTTAGGTTATTTTTCAGCATTTAAAATGGTGTATCCTTTCGAGAATGCTGCCTTTAATACTAATGTAGGCGAAGTGTCCCAACCATTTAGAACGCGTTTTGGATATCATGTAGTTATCGTTTTTAATAAACGAGAAGCCAGAGGCGAAGTTTCTGTTGCGCATATAATGATTAAAACAGAAAAGGAAAACGATACCGAAAGTGAAACTAAAATTAACGAAATTTATAAACGTATTCAACAAGGAGAGGCGTTCGATGCTTTAGCAAAACAATTATCTGAAGATAAAAGCACTTCAAGTAAAGGAGGATTATTAAAACCATTCTCTAGCGGAGAAATTAGTGCTCAAGAATTCGAAGATGTAGCATTCAATTTAAAAAATATCGATGATGTTTCTAAACCTTTTAAAACCCAATTTGGGTGGCATATTGTAAAACTTAAGGCTAAAAAAGGAATTCAACCTTTGGCAGAAATGAAGCCACAACTAGAATCTAAAATTAAGCGAGATTCTAGATCTAAAGTTATTAACGACTCTAGAATTAAAGTATTAAAAGCAAAATATACTGTTACAGAAAGTGCTACTGATCTAAGCTATTTTAAAGAGATCCTAAATAAAGACTACTTTAATAATAGATGGAGTTTACCTTCAAGTTTTGATGCAGAAAAAACGTTTATTAAAATTGAAGATAAAACATTAAGTTATAACGATTTTGGTCAGTTTTTAATTAAAAATCAAAAGAGTTACAGTAATAGGACTTCAGCAATATCTGTTATTGTGGATAAGATTTATGAGACTTTTTTAGAAAATGAATTACAAAAATATCAAGAAGATAATTTAATTACAGAAAATAGTGACTACGCTCAAATTGTTGGAGAATATAGAGATGGTTTATTGTTATTTGATTTAATGGAAACCGAAATATGGAACGTTGCCAAAAACGATTCTGTTGCACTCGAAAAATATTATAACTCACATAAAAGTAGTTATTTTTTTTCAGAACGTGTAGATGTAGTAGTGGCTTCTTCGGCTAAAAAAAGCATTATAAAAAAGATAGCAAAATTAATGAAGAAAGGTGCAGATATTGAAGCTATTAAAAACTTAATCAATACTAAAGACCAGGTTAACGTTAGTTTTTCTTCAGGAGAAATGGATGGAAAGCATCAAGCATTACCAGAGCAATTCAGCTTTAAAAAAGGAGTATCTAAAGTTTATAAGCATAATGATGGCTATATTGTAGCCAATGTAAAGAGTGTTTTGTCTAAAACGCCAAAAACGTTTAAGGAGGCTAAAGGCAGAGTCACTAGTGATTACCAGTCTTTTAAAGAAGAAAATTGGCTTAAAGAATTAGCATTTAAATACACAATAAAAGTTAATCAAGACGTTTTAAGTACTATAAAACAAACTCTAAAAAAATAA
- the guaB gene encoding IMP dehydrogenase, whose translation MTAHENKIVGEGLTYDDVLLVPAFSEVLPREVNIQTKFTRNITINVPIVSAAMDTVTESRMAIAMAREGGIGVLHKNMTIEEQAAKVRKVKRAESGMIIDPVTLPLTAVVSDAKNAMREHSIGGIPIVDDNGRLKGIVTNRDLRFEHENNRPIVEVMTSENLITAPEGTSLKGAEIILQKNKIEKLLIVKDDILVGLITFRDITKVTQKPIANKDTYGRLRVAAAIGVTGDAVDRAAALVNAGVDAIIIDTAHGHTKGVVNVLKEVKAKFPNLDVVVGNIATAEAAKYLVEAGADAVKVGIGPGSICTTRVVAGVGFPQFSAVLEVAAAIKGSGVPVIADGGIRYTGDIPKAIAAGADTVMLGSLLAGTKESPGETIIYEGRKFKSYRGMGSVEAMKQGSKDRYFQDVEDDIKKLVPEGIVGRVPYKGELDESIHQFIGGLRAGMGYCGAKDIATLQETGRFVKITASGINESHPHDVTITKESPNYSR comes from the coding sequence ATGACAGCACACGAAAACAAGATAGTAGGTGAAGGTTTAACTTACGACGATGTACTATTAGTACCAGCTTTTTCTGAAGTTCTACCAAGAGAAGTCAATATTCAAACAAAATTTACACGTAACATTACTATTAACGTTCCTATTGTATCTGCAGCGATGGATACAGTTACAGAAAGTAGAATGGCAATTGCTATGGCTAGAGAAGGAGGAATAGGTGTTTTACATAAAAACATGACTATCGAAGAGCAAGCAGCTAAAGTTCGTAAAGTTAAACGTGCAGAAAGCGGTATGATTATCGATCCTGTTACATTACCTCTTACTGCTGTGGTTTCAGATGCTAAAAATGCCATGCGCGAACATAGTATTGGAGGTATTCCAATTGTAGATGATAACGGTAGGTTAAAAGGAATTGTAACGAATAGAGATTTACGTTTCGAACACGAAAACAATAGACCTATTGTTGAGGTGATGACGAGCGAAAACCTAATAACAGCTCCAGAAGGTACAAGTTTAAAAGGTGCCGAAATAATTCTTCAGAAAAATAAAATCGAAAAACTTTTAATAGTTAAAGATGATATTTTAGTTGGTTTAATTACGTTTAGAGATATTACTAAAGTAACTCAAAAACCAATAGCAAATAAAGATACTTATGGTAGATTACGTGTTGCAGCAGCTATTGGTGTAACAGGTGATGCGGTAGATAGAGCAGCAGCTTTAGTAAATGCAGGAGTAGATGCTATAATTATAGATACAGCACATGGTCACACAAAAGGTGTGGTAAATGTATTAAAAGAAGTAAAAGCAAAGTTTCCAAATTTGGATGTAGTTGTTGGAAATATAGCAACAGCAGAAGCTGCTAAATATTTAGTTGAAGCAGGAGCAGATGCCGTTAAAGTTGGTATTGGACCAGGTTCTATTTGTACAACACGTGTAGTTGCAGGTGTAGGTTTTCCTCAGTTTTCGGCAGTATTAGAAGTTGCAGCAGCTATAAAAGGCTCTGGAGTTCCAGTAATTGCAGATGGAGGAATTAGATACACAGGAGATATACCAAAAGCAATTGCAGCAGGTGCAGATACAGTAATGCTAGGTTCGTTATTAGCTGGGACTAAAGAATCTCCAGGAGAAACTATTATATATGAAGGACGTAAATTTAAGTCGTATCGTGGAATGGGCTCTGTAGAAGCTATGAAACAAGGTAGTAAAGACCGTTATTTCCAAGACGTAGAAGACGATATTAAAAAACTAGTACCAGAAGGTATTGTAGGTCGCGTACCTTATAAAGGTGAGCTAGATGAAAGTATCCACCAATTTATTGGAGGCTTAAGAGCAGGAATGGGATACTGTGGAGCTAAAGATATAGCAACGCTTCAAGAAACTGGAAGGTTTGTGAAAATTACAGCTTCTGGAATTAACGAAAGTCACCCACACGATGTAACCATTACAAAAGAATCTCCTAACTATTCTAGATAG
- a CDS encoding cytochrome ubiquinol oxidase subunit I, producing the protein MEDMIFYDRLQFAFTITFHYIFPQLTMGLSLLIVYFKWKYLRNNIEKYNNAAKFFMKIFAINFTMGVVTGIPMEFQFGTNWAKFSELTGGIIGQTLAMEGMFSFFLESSFLALFIFGEKLMGQKLHFLTGFLVFLGSWASGWFILATNAWMQHPVGYEILDNGKFVLQNFSALFTNPWLLPAFLHNQLASVVTSSFVVASIGAFYILRNKQTQYGQLFLKTGVVFGLVSSILLAFPTGDWNAKNVAKYQPASFAAMEGIFETEEAGAEIVLIGQPNMVEKKLDNKIAVPNVLSFLTHQEWDKQIPGMDQFEKEELPDNIPALYYSYHIMVGLGTIFIGVMALALLFLWRKKLYTSKTLLWVIMFLVPFPYIANITGWYVAELGRQPYLVYGLLRTSDGISPTVSSGNTLFTLLGFVALYMLLGLLFLVLVGKTINQGPKPQTH; encoded by the coding sequence ATGGAAGACATGATCTTTTACGATAGATTGCAATTCGCATTTACTATCACTTTTCACTATATATTTCCACAATTAACCATGGGATTATCGTTATTGATAGTCTATTTTAAATGGAAATACCTTAGAAATAACATTGAAAAATATAATAATGCTGCAAAATTTTTCATGAAAATTTTTGCTATCAATTTTACAATGGGTGTTGTAACAGGAATTCCTATGGAGTTTCAATTTGGCACCAATTGGGCTAAATTTTCTGAATTAACAGGTGGTATTATTGGTCAGACCCTAGCAATGGAAGGCATGTTCTCCTTCTTTTTAGAATCTTCTTTTTTAGCGCTCTTTATATTTGGAGAAAAACTAATGGGACAAAAGCTACATTTCCTAACCGGATTTCTAGTCTTTTTAGGCTCTTGGGCAAGTGGTTGGTTTATTCTAGCAACCAACGCTTGGATGCAGCATCCTGTAGGTTACGAAATTTTAGATAATGGTAAATTTGTATTACAAAACTTTTCGGCATTATTTACTAATCCTTGGCTTCTGCCAGCATTCTTACACAATCAATTAGCATCTGTTGTTACCTCTTCTTTTGTTGTAGCAAGTATAGGTGCCTTTTATATTCTAAGGAATAAGCAAACCCAATACGGACAGTTATTTTTAAAAACAGGAGTAGTTTTTGGATTAGTTTCTAGTATTCTATTGGCTTTTCCAACAGGAGACTGGAATGCTAAAAATGTAGCAAAATACCAACCGGCTTCTTTTGCAGCTATGGAAGGTATTTTTGAAACCGAAGAAGCTGGTGCCGAAATTGTATTGATTGGGCAGCCAAATATGGTAGAAAAAAAGTTAGATAATAAAATTGCAGTACCTAATGTATTAAGTTTTCTAACGCATCAAGAATGGGATAAACAAATCCCAGGAATGGATCAATTTGAAAAAGAAGAACTACCAGATAATATTCCTGCACTGTATTACTCCTATCACATAATGGTTGGTTTAGGCACTATATTTATAGGTGTTATGGCATTAGCGCTTTTATTTTTATGGCGCAAGAAACTATACACCTCTAAAACATTACTTTGGGTTATTATGTTTTTAGTTCCGTTTCCATACATAGCAAATATTACTGGTTGGTATGTTGCAGAGTTAGGCAGACAGCCTTATTTAGTATATGGTTTATTAAGAACAAGCGATGGTATTTCTCCAACAGTTTCATCTGGTAACACCTTATTTACTTTACTTGGCTTTGTGGCTTTGTATATGCTGCTAGGTTTATTATTTCTAGTCTTAGTTGGTAAAACTATAAACCAAGGCCCTAAACCTCAAACACATTAA